A window of Streptomyces sp. N50 contains these coding sequences:
- a CDS encoding SpoIIE family protein phosphatase gives MEQASATAVINARGIVTGWSDGARTLTGYPAEEAVGRSVAALLAEPPSTTALAALAGPLVLRHRDGTPLPLTVRACPVLGADGAPDGYVLTAAPVTAPSLAEQAFQQASMSLSVFDTGQRYLRLNDVACRVMGVPEDVLIGRFFPESVEDAEHSHSFLNNLRLVAETGRPVRYNSWAGAPALNREHAWSIEMWPLKDDSGGVTGVALAAFDSTEQYLAQQRLALLNEAAAGIGTTLDVVRTAEELVEILVPRYADFASVDLLPWVLGADEPPPSPDGEIVLRRVAHGSVVEGTPGAAVRLGQTDVYEPSSPPVRALREGRAVRSQAGEPDFVRWVADRNARSPEGIPYRKGVHSMIAVPLRARGTTLGVAVGVRMAHPDDYAADDAVLAEELASRAAVCIDNARRFARERSTALALQHSLLPRDLPGQAAVEVAHRYLPSGSLAGIGGDWFDVIPLSGSRVALVVGDVVGHGIPSSATMGRLCTAVRTLADVDLPPDELLTHLDDLVTHLATDDTGDEVAELGATCLYAVYDPVSRRLAMATAGHPPPAVVLPDGTASLVPMTAGPPLGVGGLPFEAVELELPEGATVALYTDGLIEDRDRDVDHATAELCRALTTSAESLDALCDAVLKAVMPDEPSDDVALLLVRTRALGADRVATWDIEPDPAHVAGARQAATEQLTAWGLDEEAFVTELVVSELVTNAIRYGEPPIQLRLIRDRALICEVSDASSTSPHLRRAHAYDEGGRGLLLVAQLTQRWGSRQTGSGKTIWAEQPLPPPD, from the coding sequence ATGGAGCAGGCCTCCGCCACGGCGGTCATCAATGCCCGAGGCATCGTGACGGGGTGGAGCGACGGTGCCCGGACACTGACGGGATACCCGGCCGAGGAAGCCGTGGGCCGGTCGGTGGCGGCACTGCTCGCCGAACCCCCCTCCACCACGGCCCTGGCCGCTCTCGCGGGCCCCTTGGTGCTACGGCACCGGGACGGAACCCCGCTCCCGCTCACGGTGAGGGCCTGCCCGGTACTCGGTGCGGACGGCGCACCGGACGGATACGTCCTTACCGCCGCACCCGTGACCGCGCCCTCTTTGGCGGAGCAGGCCTTCCAGCAGGCGTCGATGTCCTTGTCCGTCTTCGACACCGGGCAGCGCTACCTCCGTCTCAACGACGTCGCCTGCCGGGTGATGGGCGTTCCCGAGGACGTCCTGATCGGCCGGTTCTTCCCGGAGAGCGTCGAGGACGCCGAACACAGCCACAGCTTCCTGAACAACCTGCGCCTGGTCGCCGAGACGGGCAGACCCGTCCGCTACAACAGCTGGGCGGGCGCTCCGGCCCTGAACCGGGAGCATGCCTGGAGCATCGAGATGTGGCCCCTCAAGGACGACTCCGGTGGGGTGACCGGGGTCGCCCTCGCGGCGTTCGACAGCACCGAGCAGTACCTCGCGCAGCAGCGTCTTGCCCTTCTGAACGAGGCGGCCGCCGGCATCGGCACCACCCTCGACGTGGTCCGCACCGCCGAGGAACTCGTGGAGATCCTCGTGCCGCGCTACGCCGACTTCGCCAGCGTGGACCTGCTCCCTTGGGTGCTCGGCGCGGACGAACCACCGCCGTCCCCGGACGGCGAGATCGTGCTGCGGCGCGTCGCCCACGGCTCCGTGGTCGAGGGCACGCCGGGCGCGGCCGTACGCCTGGGGCAGACGGACGTCTACGAGCCTTCCTCGCCACCTGTGCGTGCCCTGCGCGAGGGACGGGCGGTGCGCAGCCAGGCGGGCGAACCCGACTTCGTGCGGTGGGTCGCGGACCGCAACGCCCGCTCTCCAGAGGGGATTCCGTACCGCAAGGGCGTCCACTCGATGATCGCGGTCCCGCTGAGGGCGCGAGGCACCACGCTCGGTGTCGCGGTGGGCGTCCGCATGGCCCACCCGGACGACTACGCGGCCGACGACGCCGTACTCGCCGAGGAGTTGGCCAGCCGGGCCGCCGTCTGCATCGACAACGCGCGCCGCTTCGCCCGCGAGCGCTCCACCGCGCTCGCCCTCCAACACAGCCTGCTGCCAAGGGACTTGCCCGGGCAGGCGGCCGTCGAAGTGGCCCACCGCTATCTGCCCTCGGGATCGCTCGCGGGCATCGGCGGCGACTGGTTCGACGTGATCCCGCTGTCCGGCAGCCGGGTCGCCCTGGTCGTCGGCGACGTCGTCGGCCACGGCATCCCGTCCTCGGCGACCATGGGCCGCCTCTGCACGGCCGTCCGCACCCTCGCCGACGTGGACCTGCCGCCCGACGAACTCCTCACCCACCTCGACGACCTGGTCACCCACCTCGCCACGGACGACACCGGCGACGAGGTCGCGGAACTCGGCGCAACCTGCCTCTACGCCGTCTACGACCCGGTCTCGCGCCGCCTCGCGATGGCCACCGCCGGACATCCACCGCCGGCCGTCGTCCTGCCCGACGGGACCGCGAGCCTCGTCCCCATGACCGCGGGACCACCGCTCGGCGTCGGCGGACTCCCTTTCGAGGCAGTGGAGTTGGAGCTGCCCGAGGGCGCCACCGTCGCCCTGTACACGGACGGCCTGATCGAGGACCGGGACCGCGACGTCGACCACGCCACCGCCGAACTGTGCCGCGCGCTCACCACGTCCGCCGAGTCGCTGGACGCGCTGTGCGACGCCGTGCTGAAGGCCGTGATGCCGGACGAGCCCAGCGACGACGTGGCCCTGCTGCTGGTGCGCACCCGGGCGCTGGGCGCCGACCGCGTCGCCACCTGGGACATCGAACCCGACCCCGCGCACGTGGCCGGGGCCCGGCAGGCCGCCACCGAGCAACTCACCGCGTGGGGACTGGACGAGGAGGCCTTCGTCACCGAACTCGTCGTCAGCGAACTCGTCACCAACGCCATCCGCTACGGCGAACCGCCCATCCAGCTCCGCCTGATCCGCGACCGCGCCCTCATCTGCGAGGTCTCCGACGCCAGTTCCACCTCGCCGCACCTGCGGCGCGCCCACGCCTACGACGAGGGTGGACGCGGACTGCTCCTCGTCGCGCAGCTCACCCAGCGCTGGGGCAGCCGGCAGACCGGCAGCGGCAAGACCATCTGGGCGGAACAGCCGCTGCCGCCACCGGACTGA
- a CDS encoding peroxiredoxin: protein MTGRLNVGDKVEDFTLPDETGAERGLTELLAEGPVVLFFYPAALSAGCTAEACHFRDLAAEFAAVGARPVGISGDSVDKQQEFAGKHSLGMPLLSDTDGTIRELFGVKRGFSLAPTKRATFVIGEDRTILEVVSSELRMNTHADRALAALRAHRK from the coding sequence ATGACGGGACGCCTGAACGTCGGTGACAAGGTCGAGGACTTCACGCTGCCGGACGAGACCGGAGCCGAGCGCGGCCTCACGGAACTGCTCGCCGAGGGGCCGGTGGTGCTGTTCTTCTACCCGGCCGCCCTGTCCGCCGGGTGCACCGCCGAAGCCTGCCACTTCCGGGACCTGGCCGCCGAGTTCGCGGCGGTCGGCGCGCGGCCCGTCGGCATCAGCGGCGACTCCGTCGACAAGCAGCAGGAGTTCGCCGGGAAGCACTCCCTCGGTATGCCGCTGCTCTCGGACACCGACGGGACGATCCGGGAACTGTTCGGGGTGAAGCGCGGGTTCTCGCTCGCGCCCACCAAGCGGGCCACCTTCGTGATCGGCGAGGACCGCACGATCCTGGAGGTCGTCTCCAGCGAACTGCGGATGAACACCCACGCCGACCGCGCCCTCGCCGCCCTCCGCGCCCACCGGAAGTGA
- a CDS encoding DoxX family protein, with protein sequence MPRSERSSLLLAGLLATAGVAHLASPKQFDATIPRALPGSPRTWTYASGVVELALAAGIAVPRTRRTAALAAAGFFVGVFPANVKMALDWRDRPTPQKAAAIGRLPLQVPLVLWARNVAKNGEGRS encoded by the coding sequence GTGCCACGGTCCGAACGCTCGTCGCTGCTGCTCGCCGGTCTGCTGGCGACCGCGGGGGTCGCCCATCTCGCCTCGCCGAAACAGTTCGACGCGACGATCCCGCGCGCCCTGCCGGGGTCGCCCCGGACCTGGACGTACGCGAGCGGTGTCGTCGAACTGGCGCTGGCCGCCGGGATCGCGGTGCCGCGCACCCGGCGTACGGCCGCGCTGGCCGCGGCGGGTTTCTTCGTGGGCGTCTTCCCCGCCAACGTGAAGATGGCGCTGGACTGGCGGGACCGGCCGACCCCGCAGAAGGCGGCGGCCATCGGGCGTCTGCCGCTGCAGGTACCTCTCGTACTGTGGGCACGCAATGTCGCGAAGAATGGGGAGGGACGGTCATGA
- a CDS encoding HAD-IA family hydrolase, whose translation MNARCLILDIGGVLELTPRTGWLTRWDERLDLPPGTADERLADVWEAGEIGTIAENEVREQVAVRLGLGPVDTESFLADLWDEYLGTPNTELIDYVAGLRPHCRLGILSNSFVGARELETAAYGFDRLVDEIVYSHETGVRKPDPRAFAITCARLRVRPGDCLFVDDFAANVEAARAAGMRAHLFADNAGTVARIAAHLDPTVSV comes from the coding sequence ATGAACGCGCGCTGTCTGATCCTCGACATCGGCGGTGTCCTGGAACTCACACCCCGGACCGGCTGGCTCACCCGCTGGGACGAGCGCCTCGACCTCCCACCGGGCACGGCGGACGAGCGGCTGGCCGACGTCTGGGAGGCCGGAGAGATCGGGACCATCGCCGAGAACGAGGTGCGCGAGCAGGTCGCCGTCCGACTCGGACTCGGCCCGGTGGACACCGAGTCCTTCCTGGCGGACCTGTGGGACGAGTACCTGGGCACCCCGAACACCGAGCTCATCGACTACGTGGCGGGGCTGCGCCCGCACTGCCGGCTGGGCATTCTCAGCAACAGTTTCGTGGGCGCCCGCGAGCTGGAGACGGCGGCGTACGGCTTCGACCGGCTGGTCGACGAGATCGTCTACTCGCACGAGACCGGCGTCCGCAAGCCCGACCCCCGGGCCTTCGCCATCACCTGCGCCCGGCTCCGAGTGCGGCCCGGCGACTGCCTGTTCGTCGACGACTTCGCCGCCAACGTCGAGGCCGCCCGCGCCGCGGGGATGCGGGCGCATCTGTTCGCGGACAACGCCGGCACGGTCGCGCGGATCGCCGCGCATCTGGACCCTACAGTTTCGGTCTGA
- a CDS encoding acyl-CoA dehydrogenase family protein, with protein sequence MDFELTEDQETIRKSVAGLLRDFDDQYWMEKDQAHEFPTEFYDTVAGGGWLGITIPEAYGGHGLGITEASLLLEEVARSGGGMNAASAIHLSIFGMHPVVVHGSEELKRRTLPRIASGDLHVCFGVTEPGAGLDTASITTYARRDGDHYVASGRKVWISKAMESEKILLLTRTSKADEVARKTDGMTLFLTDIDRDRIDIRPITKMGRNAVTSNELFIDDLRIPVEDRVGEEGQGFRHLLDGLNPERMLIAAEALGIGRASLDKAVRYAKERVVFDRPIGMNQGIQFPLADSLAHLDAAELVLRKATWLYDNGRPCGREANTAKYLCADAGFTAADRALQTHGGMGYSEEYGVSRYFREARLMRIAPISQEMILNYLGSHTLGLPRSY encoded by the coding sequence ATGGACTTTGAACTGACCGAGGACCAGGAAACGATCCGCAAGTCCGTCGCCGGACTGCTGCGCGACTTCGACGACCAGTACTGGATGGAGAAGGACCAGGCGCACGAGTTCCCGACGGAGTTCTACGACACCGTCGCGGGCGGCGGCTGGCTCGGGATCACGATCCCGGAGGCCTACGGCGGCCACGGCCTCGGCATCACCGAGGCCAGCCTGCTGCTCGAAGAGGTGGCGCGGTCGGGCGGCGGCATGAACGCGGCCAGCGCGATCCATCTGTCCATCTTCGGCATGCATCCGGTGGTGGTGCACGGCTCCGAGGAGCTAAAGCGCCGCACCCTCCCGCGCATCGCGTCCGGCGACCTGCACGTCTGTTTCGGCGTCACCGAACCCGGCGCGGGACTCGACACCGCGAGCATCACGACGTACGCACGACGGGACGGCGACCACTACGTCGCGAGCGGCCGCAAGGTGTGGATCTCCAAGGCGATGGAGTCGGAGAAGATCCTGCTGCTGACCCGCACCAGCAAGGCCGACGAGGTCGCCAGGAAGACCGACGGGATGACCCTGTTCCTGACGGACATCGACCGCGATCGCATCGACATCCGCCCGATCACGAAGATGGGCCGCAACGCCGTCACCTCGAACGAACTCTTCATCGACGACCTGCGCATCCCGGTCGAGGACCGCGTCGGCGAGGAGGGCCAGGGCTTCCGCCATCTCCTCGACGGTCTCAACCCGGAACGCATGCTGATCGCGGCGGAGGCCCTCGGTATCGGCCGGGCCTCGCTCGACAAGGCGGTGCGGTACGCCAAGGAGCGTGTCGTCTTCGACCGCCCGATCGGCATGAACCAGGGCATCCAGTTCCCTCTCGCGGACTCCCTGGCCCACCTCGACGCCGCCGAACTCGTGCTGCGCAAGGCGACCTGGCTGTACGACAACGGCAGGCCCTGCGGGCGGGAGGCGAACACCGCCAAGTACCTGTGCGCGGACGCCGGGTTCACGGCCGCCGACCGGGCCCTGCAGACCCACGGCGGCATGGGTTACTCCGAGGAGTACGGCGTGTCGCGCTACTTCCGCGAGGCCCGCCTCATGCGCATCGCGCCGATCAGTCAGGAAATGATCCTGAACTACCTGGGATCACACACGCTGGGACTCCCGAGGAGCTACTGA